Proteins encoded within one genomic window of Microbacterium sp. zg-B185:
- a CDS encoding thiolase family protein has product MTSSYVYDAVRTPFGRAGGALAGVRPDDLAAVVMRAIVERTGIDPARIEDVIFGDANQAGEDNRNVARFGALLAGFPSSVTGVTVNRLCASSVEAVIQGSRAIESGDADIILAGGVESMSRAPFVVEKSAKPWPAVGNPTMWNTSIGWRMTNPALRKDWTISNGESAEKVARQVGLTREAQDEFAARSHRLAAAAWAAGIYDGEIVQVPGAELARDEGIRDDSSVEKLAGLKPLFAQDGSGTVTAGNSSPINDGASAVLLAGDGVLPGEPLARIAGRASHGVDPDQFPLAPIEAANKALARAGRTWADVDFVELNEAFASQSLADIQGWPDLDPERVNIHGGALAIGHPLGASGGRIIGHAAHELARRGGGVAVAAICIGVGQGLAVVLER; this is encoded by the coding sequence ATGACGAGCAGCTATGTGTACGACGCCGTCCGCACTCCGTTCGGGCGGGCCGGAGGCGCCCTCGCGGGTGTACGTCCGGACGACCTCGCCGCCGTGGTGATGCGCGCGATCGTCGAGCGTACCGGCATCGACCCGGCCCGGATCGAGGACGTCATCTTCGGCGATGCCAACCAGGCCGGCGAGGACAACCGCAACGTCGCTCGTTTCGGAGCGCTGCTCGCCGGGTTCCCCTCGAGCGTGACCGGTGTCACGGTCAACCGGCTGTGCGCATCTTCGGTCGAAGCGGTCATCCAGGGCTCGCGGGCGATCGAGTCCGGCGATGCGGACATCATCCTCGCCGGCGGCGTGGAGTCGATGAGCCGCGCCCCGTTCGTGGTGGAGAAATCGGCCAAGCCGTGGCCCGCGGTGGGCAACCCGACGATGTGGAACACCTCGATCGGGTGGCGGATGACCAACCCTGCGCTGCGCAAGGACTGGACGATCAGCAACGGCGAGTCCGCCGAGAAGGTCGCCCGCCAGGTCGGGCTGACCCGCGAGGCGCAGGACGAGTTCGCCGCGCGTTCGCACCGTCTCGCGGCCGCGGCGTGGGCCGCCGGCATCTACGACGGCGAGATCGTGCAGGTTCCCGGCGCCGAACTGGCCCGCGACGAGGGCATCCGTGACGACTCCAGCGTCGAGAAGCTCGCGGGCCTGAAGCCCCTATTCGCCCAGGATGGCAGCGGAACGGTGACCGCGGGCAACTCCTCGCCGATCAACGACGGCGCCTCCGCGGTGCTGCTCGCCGGCGACGGCGTGCTGCCGGGCGAGCCCCTGGCGCGCATCGCCGGGCGCGCCTCCCACGGCGTGGATCCCGACCAGTTCCCGCTCGCGCCGATCGAGGCCGCCAACAAGGCCCTCGCTCGGGCGGGCCGGACGTGGGCGGATGTCGACTTCGTCGAGCTGAACGAGGCGTTCGCGTCGCAGTCGCTCGCCGACATCCAGGGCTGGCCGGACCTCGACCCCGAGCGGGTCAACATCCACGGCGGCGCGCTGGCGATCGGCCACCCCCTGGGCGCCTCGGGCGGCCGGATCATCGGGCACGCCGCGCACGAGCTGGCCCGCCGCGGCGGTGGGGTCGCGGTCGCCGCGATCTGCATCGGCGTCGGTCAGGGACTCGCGGTCGTCCTGGAGCGGTGA
- a CDS encoding 3-oxoacid CoA-transferase subunit B, producing the protein MSTQITRNELAQRIAADIHEGSYVNLGIGAPTLVANFLPDDQEIILHTENGLLGMGPAPDAAHVDPDLINAGKQAVTALPGAAYFHHADSFAMMRGGHLDVCVLGAFQVSQTGDLANWSTGAPGAIPAVGGAMDLAIGAKAVYVMTDLLTKTGESKLVAECTYPLTGVGCVTRVYTDHAIFDVTADGFAVREAFGENTVASLAELTGLTLAEASAEASQKEN; encoded by the coding sequence ATGAGCACCCAGATCACCCGCAACGAGCTCGCGCAGCGCATCGCGGCCGACATCCACGAGGGCTCGTACGTGAACCTCGGCATCGGGGCGCCCACGCTCGTGGCCAATTTCCTGCCCGATGACCAGGAGATCATCCTGCACACCGAGAACGGGCTGCTCGGGATGGGCCCGGCACCGGACGCCGCGCACGTGGACCCGGACCTGATCAACGCCGGCAAGCAGGCTGTCACCGCGCTGCCCGGAGCCGCGTACTTCCACCACGCCGACTCGTTCGCGATGATGCGCGGCGGCCACTTGGACGTCTGCGTCCTGGGAGCGTTCCAGGTGAGCCAGACCGGCGACCTCGCGAACTGGTCCACCGGCGCACCCGGAGCCATCCCGGCCGTCGGCGGCGCCATGGACCTCGCGATCGGCGCGAAGGCCGTCTACGTGATGACCGACCTGCTGACCAAGACGGGCGAGTCCAAACTCGTCGCCGAGTGCACGTACCCGCTCACGGGGGTGGGGTGCGTGACCCGCGTCTACACCGACCACGCCATCTTCGACGTCACCGCCGACGGGTTCGCCGTGCGCGAGGCGTTCGGGGAGAACACCGTCGCCTCGCTCGCCGAGCTCACCGGCCTGACGCTGGCCGAGGCCTCGGCCGAGGCATCCCAGAAGGAGAACTGA
- a CDS encoding 3-oxoacid CoA-transferase subunit A produces the protein MIDKTVPDAETAVSGIPDGATIMIGGFGRAGQPVELIDALIASGAGDLTIVNNNAGNGDTGLAALLAARRVRKIICSFPRQHDSWVFDGLYRAGEIELEIVPQGNLAERIRAAGAGIGGFFSPTGVGTELAEGKEARTIDGRAYVLEYPIRADFALVSALKADRWGNLIYRKTARNFGPIMASAATTTIVQVDEVVSLGSLDPEAVVTPGIYVDRVVAVGERLWLDDGAFVGGVDLEGEPIADASADAVNGAER, from the coding sequence GTGATCGACAAAACGGTTCCGGATGCCGAGACCGCGGTCTCCGGCATCCCTGACGGAGCGACCATCATGATCGGCGGCTTCGGCCGGGCCGGCCAGCCGGTCGAGCTGATCGACGCGCTCATCGCCTCGGGCGCGGGGGACCTGACGATCGTGAACAACAACGCCGGCAACGGCGACACCGGTCTGGCGGCCCTGCTCGCGGCCAGGCGCGTCCGCAAGATCATCTGCTCCTTCCCGCGACAGCACGACTCGTGGGTCTTCGACGGGTTGTACCGCGCGGGCGAGATCGAACTCGAGATCGTCCCGCAAGGCAACCTCGCCGAGCGGATCCGCGCCGCCGGCGCCGGGATCGGCGGCTTCTTCTCGCCCACCGGCGTCGGCACCGAGCTGGCCGAGGGCAAGGAGGCGCGGACCATCGACGGACGCGCCTACGTCCTGGAGTACCCCATCCGCGCCGACTTCGCCCTGGTCAGTGCGCTGAAGGCCGATCGCTGGGGGAATCTGATCTACCGAAAGACGGCACGCAACTTCGGGCCGATCATGGCATCGGCCGCGACCACGACCATCGTTCAGGTCGATGAGGTCGTCTCCCTCGGATCCCTCGATCCCGAAGCGGTGGTCACCCCCGGCATCTACGTCGACCGCGTCGTGGCGGTGGGCGAGCGGCTCTGGCTCGACGACGGCGCCTTCGTCGGCGGCGTCGACCTGGAGGGCGAGCCGATCGCCGATGCGTCGGCCGACGCAGTGAACGGAGCAGAACGATGA
- a CDS encoding acyl-CoA thioesterase translates to MPPSDSALPVTAAAARDDRVTLRFMSEPGDTAAGGRSVAAGSVMEWIDKAGYACAVGWAGTYCVTAYVGNVRHQRPIPPGSIIEVVARLVHTGRTSMHVVVTVSSSDVNVHAYTPATTCILIFVAKGADGTAATVPEWVPTSPSDRRLAAAALERMPARDQIKRLMLDEEYTEAGRAPRTTLRFLVPPEAVNWGGNAHGGTVMRWIDEAAYACAAAWAQDGDGASEAIGVYSGGIHFFAPVRIGDLVVVDARLMYTGEHSMHINVRVSSADPRRPAELSLTTQCMSVFVVPGRSGRALPVRQWTPTSDEDVRIAQHARQIIQLREDIVPIPAALTLEP, encoded by the coding sequence GTGCCCCCCTCGGACTCCGCGCTCCCCGTCACCGCCGCTGCCGCACGGGATGACCGCGTCACGCTGCGGTTCATGAGCGAGCCCGGCGACACGGCGGCGGGCGGACGTTCGGTCGCCGCCGGCAGCGTCATGGAGTGGATCGACAAGGCCGGCTACGCCTGCGCGGTGGGCTGGGCGGGGACGTACTGCGTGACGGCCTACGTCGGCAACGTGCGTCATCAGCGGCCCATTCCGCCGGGAAGCATCATCGAGGTCGTGGCTCGCCTCGTGCACACCGGCCGAACGAGCATGCACGTCGTCGTGACCGTCTCCTCCAGCGACGTCAATGTCCACGCGTACACACCGGCGACCACGTGCATCCTGATCTTCGTCGCCAAGGGAGCCGACGGCACCGCGGCGACTGTGCCGGAGTGGGTCCCCACGTCGCCCTCCGATCGTCGGCTCGCCGCCGCCGCGCTCGAGCGGATGCCGGCCCGCGACCAGATCAAGCGCCTCATGCTCGACGAGGAATACACCGAGGCCGGTCGTGCTCCGCGCACGACGTTGCGGTTCCTCGTGCCCCCGGAGGCCGTGAACTGGGGCGGCAACGCACACGGCGGCACGGTCATGCGCTGGATCGACGAGGCCGCCTACGCGTGCGCCGCGGCGTGGGCGCAGGACGGTGACGGGGCCAGCGAAGCGATCGGGGTCTATTCCGGCGGCATCCATTTCTTCGCGCCCGTCCGCATCGGCGATCTCGTGGTCGTGGACGCCCGCCTCATGTACACCGGCGAGCACAGCATGCACATCAACGTGCGCGTCTCCAGCGCGGACCCCCGTCGGCCGGCCGAGCTGTCCCTGACCACCCAGTGCATGAGCGTGTTCGTCGTGCCCGGCCGCTCGGGACGAGCGCTGCCGGTGCGGCAGTGGACGCCCACGTCGGACGAGGACGTGCGCATCGCCCAGCACGCGAGGCAGATCATCCAGCTGCGGGAGGATATCGTCCCCATCCCGGCTGCACTCACCCTCGAGCCCTGA
- a CDS encoding IclR family transcriptional regulator, producing MANSPSGDSLTERIVRILETFSAERTVQTAAEIGRRAGLPSSTAHRQVDALVAAGLLERDDDARVRLGMRLWELALRGSEALRLRQAAMPFMERVQAAIREHTQLAVLEQDEALFLERLSSPDSGANITRIAGRLPLHASSSGLVLLAFGPTELQERVLAAPLSRVSAETITDAAALRRTLADVRRQGYVIAPGSIEAVSTGVAVPVRDGAGTVLAALSVVLPRDAPTAAALEELRAAAAGIRSALAADRR from the coding sequence ATGGCCAACTCGCCGTCGGGTGACTCGCTCACCGAGCGCATCGTCCGCATCCTCGAGACGTTCTCGGCGGAGCGCACCGTCCAGACGGCCGCGGAGATCGGGCGCCGTGCTGGACTGCCGTCATCCACTGCGCATCGGCAGGTGGACGCGCTGGTGGCGGCCGGCCTGCTGGAACGCGACGACGATGCCCGCGTACGTCTGGGCATGCGGCTGTGGGAGCTGGCGCTTCGCGGCTCCGAGGCCCTGCGGCTGCGCCAGGCAGCGATGCCCTTCATGGAGCGCGTGCAGGCGGCGATCCGCGAGCACACGCAGCTGGCCGTGCTCGAGCAGGACGAGGCGCTGTTCCTCGAGCGGCTCTCGTCTCCGGATTCCGGAGCCAACATCACGCGGATCGCCGGGCGCCTCCCGCTGCACGCGTCCTCGTCCGGACTCGTGCTGCTCGCGTTCGGCCCCACCGAGCTTCAGGAGCGGGTGCTCGCGGCTCCCCTGTCGCGCGTGTCCGCCGAGACGATCACGGATGCCGCGGCCCTGCGCCGCACGCTCGCCGATGTGCGGCGACAGGGGTACGTGATCGCGCCCGGCTCGATCGAGGCTGTCTCGACCGGAGTCGCCGTCCCGGTGCGCGACGGCGCGGGAACGGTTCTGGCGGCACTGTCCGTGGTGCTCCCCCGCGATGCCCCCACCGCCGCGGCACTCGAAGAGCTCCGCGCCGCCGCGGCCGGCATCCGCTCCGCCCTCGCGGCCGACCGGCGCTGA
- a CDS encoding 4-hydroxybenzoate 3-monooxygenase has product MTDPVRTRVAIIGAGPAGLLLSHLLADAGIDSIVLDSRSREEIETTIRAGILEQGTVEILDESGASDRVRTVGHRHDGIELRFAGEGHRIDFADLVGRGVWLYPQHEVLKDLIAVRLAAGQDIRFGVAADRVDGAESDRPRVMARDAAGRAIEIEAEFVVGADGSRSVARAAVTGSSTGGYFREYPFAWFGILTEAPPSAPELIYSNSPHGFALISQRSATVQRMYLQCDPDLDPNSMSERQIWDALQASVDGHDLVEGPIFQRDVLRFRSFVAHQLLRGRVALIGDAAHTVPPTGAKGMNLAVADVVLLDKALRALLLENDSRLLEAFPEKALDRIWKAQHFSWWMTSMLHVAPDASDFDRLRQLGELRTVVESESGRRYLAEAYTGWPLAGR; this is encoded by the coding sequence ATGACCGACCCCGTCCGCACCCGCGTCGCCATCATCGGTGCCGGCCCGGCCGGCCTGCTGCTCTCGCACCTGCTCGCGGACGCCGGCATCGACTCGATCGTGCTCGACTCGCGATCGCGGGAAGAGATCGAGACCACCATCCGCGCCGGCATCCTCGAGCAGGGGACCGTCGAGATCCTCGACGAGTCGGGTGCCTCGGATCGCGTGCGCACGGTCGGGCACCGCCACGACGGCATCGAGCTGCGCTTCGCCGGCGAGGGGCACCGGATCGACTTCGCCGACCTGGTCGGCCGCGGCGTGTGGCTCTATCCGCAGCACGAGGTGCTCAAAGACCTGATCGCCGTGCGCCTGGCGGCGGGTCAGGACATCCGCTTCGGGGTCGCCGCCGACCGGGTCGACGGCGCCGAGAGCGACCGTCCCCGTGTGATGGCGAGGGATGCCGCGGGCCGGGCGATCGAGATCGAGGCGGAGTTCGTGGTGGGCGCCGACGGATCGCGCAGCGTCGCGCGCGCGGCAGTGACCGGCTCCTCTACGGGTGGGTACTTCCGCGAGTATCCGTTCGCGTGGTTCGGCATCCTCACCGAAGCGCCGCCCAGCGCACCGGAGCTCATCTACAGCAACTCGCCGCACGGCTTCGCCCTCATCAGCCAGCGCAGCGCGACGGTGCAGCGGATGTACCTGCAGTGCGACCCGGACCTGGATCCGAATTCGATGAGCGAGCGGCAGATCTGGGACGCGCTGCAGGCCAGCGTGGACGGGCACGATCTTGTGGAGGGTCCGATCTTTCAGCGCGACGTGCTGCGGTTCCGCAGCTTCGTCGCCCATCAGCTGCTGCGCGGGCGCGTGGCCCTGATCGGGGATGCGGCGCACACGGTTCCGCCGACCGGCGCGAAGGGGATGAACCTCGCGGTGGCCGACGTCGTCCTCCTGGACAAGGCGCTGCGGGCGCTGCTGCTCGAGAACGACTCACGACTGCTGGAGGCCTTCCCGGAGAAGGCGCTGGATCGCATCTGGAAGGCCCAGCACTTCTCCTGGTGGATGACGAGCATGCTGCACGTCGCGCCGGATGCCTCCGACTTCGACCGCCTCCGGCAGCTCGGCGAGCTGCGCACCGTCGTGGA